The Gemmatimonadota bacterium DH-78 region CCCGAGTTCCGCCGCGGGCCGGTGTTCACGAATCTGCTGCTCGCCGACGAGGTCAATCGGGCCCCCGCCAAGACACAGGCGGCACTCCTCGAGGCCATGCAGGAGCGACAGGTGACGGTGGACGGCGAGGCGCAGCGTCTTCCACAGCCGTTCCTCGTGATCGCCACTCAGAACCCCATCGAGTCGGAGGGCACCTACCCGCTGCCCGAGGCACAGCTCGACCGGTTCCTTCTGCGCACGACCATGGGCTATCCGTCGGAGGGCGATGAAGTCACTCTGCTCGCGGAGCGCCTCGCGCGCGGCACCGACGAGGTGAGACTCGAGGCGGTGTGCGACCCGACCACCTTCAGCGCTCTTCAACGCTCGCTCGAGGGCATTCACGTCGATCCCCGCCTGCTGGGCTACTGCGTGGCCCTGGTCCGGGCGACCCGCAGCTCGTCTCAGCTCGTGGTGGGTTCCAGCCCGAGAGGCACCCTGGCCCTGGTGAAGCTGGCGCGGGCGTCGGCCCTCTTCGCCCGGAGGGATCACGTCGGACCGGACGACATCCGCGCAATGGCGGTGCCCGCGCTCGCACATCGCGTGGTGCTGAGCGACGACGCATGGGCGCGCCGCACGGATCCCGACGACGTGGTTCGCAGGGCAGTGGACTCGGTGCCGGTGCCCGACCTGTCGTGACCGAGCCTCTGCTCGAGCCACCGGCCGAGGAGCGGGTTCGGCGTCGGCCGGACCCGCGACTGCCGGCCTACCTGCTCGCCGGGTTCGGCACGCTGGTGCTCGCCGTCGCGATCGGCAACTCCGGTCTGGCTGCGTTGGGCGCCCCCTTCGTGGTGCTGGCCACGTGGGGACTGGTTCGGCGGGAACCCGGGCGTCCCCGGGCGCGCATCCGGATCGATGCGACCCAGGTGGTGGAAGGCGACGAGATCACGGGAGAGGTGACACTCGACTGGGACGGAGTGGCGGAGGTGGATGCGGTGCTGACCGCCTGGCGAGGGGTGGTGCCCATCGATCCGCACCCCGTGCCCGGATGGTCGCCCGCCGCACGACGGGGACCGGTCCGGCTGCCGCTGCGTCTCTCGGCGGAGAGCTGGGGCCATCACGAACTGGGTCATCTGTGGGTGCGCATGCGCGCGCCGAGCGGCCTGATCGAACAGGAGGTGAAGGTGGCGGTCGCGCCCACCGTGAAGGTGCTCCCCTCGCCGCTGAAGCTCGACCGACTGCTCACTCCGCGGGAGCCGAGGGCGGTGGCGGGTCGCCACCTCTCGCGATCTCGCGGCCCCGGCACCGACTTCGCCGATCTGCGTCCCTACCAGCCGGGCGACCGGCTCCGCGACATCTCGTGGGCCACGTCGGCCCGTCTGGGCGAGCCCTGGGTGACGGTGCACCACCCGGAGCGCACGGGCACGGTGGTGGTTCTGCTCGACACCTTCTTCGGCGACGATCACGAGACGGCTGAGGCACTGGCCCGCGCCGCACGCGCCGCCTGGGCGCTCGCCTCGGCCCACCTCTCGGCCCAGGACCGGGTCGGTCTGCTGGCACGGGGTCGCACCGCCGCCTGGGTGCCGCCGCGGGGCGGCCGGCGAGCCCGATGGATGATCGTCGAGCAGCTGCTGGCCGTGGGCGGGGCCGCCGAGGACCCGTGGCGGCGTCGGCGGGGACGGCGCGTGGTGGTGCCGGCCGACGCGCTGGTCGTGGGCGTGACGGCGCTCCGGTCGCGGGCGTTCGCGCACGAACTGCTGCATCATCGGCGCAACGGCCACGCCACCGCCGCCCTGGTGATCGACACCTCCGATCTTCTTCCGCCCGACGAGGACGCCACCTCGGCCGTGGCCCGGCGCCTCTGGCACGCCCGACGCGAGGTGGAGCGGGTGCGGCTGGAGAAGGGTGGGGTGGCCACCGTGCTCGTGCCACCGGGCGGCGCCATGGCGGGGGCGGTCACCGCCCTCCGTCGCCGTGTGGGCGCGGGCATCGGCCGCGCCGTGGGAGCCATGCGATGAGAAACTGGTGGCCGGCCCGACGCCAGGCTGCGGCGCTCGCCGTGGTCGCCATTCTCGCGACGGCCGCGGTGTCCGTGGCCTACGGGGTGATCCCCGGATACGCGGTCGTCTACGTCGCCATCGCCCTCTACGGGATCGGGAGCGCCGCGGCGATTCCCGTCCAGGTCCTGGCCGGGTGCGCGCTGGTGGGCGCCCTCCTCGTCGGGCCCATCGCCGCGTCGCCGCTCACCCTGCTCCCTCTCGTGGTGGGGGTGGTGGGCACCGCCGAGCTCCTGGCGGTGGTGGCCCGTCTCGACGCGCCGATCGAGCGACCGGCCGGCGACCTCCTGCTTCGGGCGGGTGCCGGGGCGGGGGTGGCCGGGCTCCTCTACGGCGCCATCGCCCTCGTGGGCACCCTGCCCGGGCCTCGCGGCTCGGCGGCCGTCGCTCTCGGATCCGCTGCGGCTCTTCTCGCCGCGCTGCTGCTCGCCCGCCGTCGCACCGGCGCACCGCTCGACTGACTCGACAGCGGAGGCCTTCCAGGCGATCGTGGATCGCTCCGGGCCCTTCGTCTCCACCCTCCGACCGCCGACCCATGCCCGCCGTCATCACCCCCTTCCTCATGTTCCAGGGCTCCGCCGAGGCGGCGCTCAACCACTACGTGAGCCTCTTCGACGACGGTCGGATC contains the following coding sequences:
- a CDS encoding DUF58 domain-containing protein, whose amino-acid sequence is MTEPLLEPPAEERVRRRPDPRLPAYLLAGFGTLVLAVAIGNSGLAALGAPFVVLATWGLVRREPGRPRARIRIDATQVVEGDEITGEVTLDWDGVAEVDAVLTAWRGVVPIDPHPVPGWSPAARRGPVRLPLRLSAESWGHHELGHLWVRMRAPSGLIEQEVKVAVAPTVKVLPSPLKLDRLLTPREPRAVAGRHLSRSRGPGTDFADLRPYQPGDRLRDISWATSARLGEPWVTVHHPERTGTVVVLLDTFFGDDHETAEALARAARAAWALASAHLSAQDRVGLLARGRTAAWVPPRGGRRARWMIVEQLLAVGGAAEDPWRRRRGRRVVVPADALVVGVTALRSRAFAHELLHHRRNGHATAALVIDTSDLLPPDEDATSAVARRLWHARREVERVRLEKGGVATVLVPPGGAMAGAVTALRRRVGAGIGRAVGAMR
- a CDS encoding MoxR family ATPase, encoding MTPSTTSSSLAGGLSLDEAAVLLDRILDEVCRAVVGKRDVIRLILSGLVADGHVLLDDVPGVAKTLTARSIAAAAGLDFSRVQFTPDVLPADITGSLVLDLATRTPEFRRGPVFTNLLLADEVNRAPAKTQAALLEAMQERQVTVDGEAQRLPQPFLVIATQNPIESEGTYPLPEAQLDRFLLRTTMGYPSEGDEVTLLAERLARGTDEVRLEAVCDPTTFSALQRSLEGIHVDPRLLGYCVALVRATRSSSQLVVGSSPRGTLALVKLARASALFARRDHVGPDDIRAMAVPALAHRVVLSDDAWARRTDPDDVVRRAVDSVPVPDLS